The sequence AGCCATGCTACCACCTCCACATCTCTCTAAGCGCATAGTACCATCTCCTCTGCTCATCCTCTGCACGACCGAGGAGGATGAAGTACCTCAGGATTGTCAAATTGAGGAGCAGGAGAAAGATGAGCATGATATCGTAGGCAGGAACGGCCACGCTCATGAAGGCGAAGTAGTCCCAGAGAAAGTGCAGGAACATTGCCGTGAAGAGAAAGCTTCCGACGGATTTCGCTTTCCCCTCAGAGACGAGCCCATATCCAACCCCGACTATTGCGCTCCAGGTGCCGTGTGCAAGGGGAGTCAGGAACGCCCTAAAAACAGTCGTTGGAAGGCCGTAGCCCAGCCCGTAGAGAAAGTTCTCGGTCGCGGCAAATCCTAGTCCAGCGGCTACTCCGTAGACAACACCGTCCATGATACCGTCCATCTGCCCTGCCCTGAAGGGGTACAATATAGCGAGGGCCTTTGAGGGCTCCTCTACAAAACCTGCGACAAGGGCCATATAAAAGGAACTTAGGGGAAGGAGGTAAATCCCCCTGCCCCATCTCGGGGTAAGAATGGCCTCTATCACAAAGGCGACGCCTACAGAGAGAGTTGCGCCCAAGAGAAACGTTGCAATGACGTACCTCTTTGGCTCAGGCTCCAGTTTGTCCTCATGATAGAAGTACCACAGGAGTATCAAGGCCGGCACATACGCGAAGAACACTATTGACGCTATGATGCTCATGCTATCACCCTCAACAGTTGAGAATTCGATCTTTTTAATGTTTTCACGATTTCGAGTGATTACCATGACCAGGCGTTAGTACCTGCACAAAAAATATATCAACTCTAGGGTTAAACTTTCTTATCAGGTGGTGGTATGGACAGAAAGATCACGATCATCGTGGTGTCACTCTTCATTTCCGTGGCCCTCGTTGGGACTTTCTGGGGGGACATCCTTGAAAGAGCTAATCCCTCCCCCCCGAGGCTCGTGGACATTGAGCTGAAAAGGGGTACTTTCTCAGGCCCCGAGGATGATGGAACGTACTATGTTCAGGGCAACCTCCTCTCAAACTGCACCGTTGCCTTCACTTACCTCCTCCCCAAACAGGGAAAACTTGAAGTCTACGAGCTCGACGCGGCAACGTACAAAGCTCTTACTGACAACGACACCAGGAAAAACTGTTCTGATGAGCTCCTAGAGGGGACGCTGAAAGTCCAGTTTGACCAGGAACTTGAATCCCTATCCATTCAGGTGTGGAGCGGCAAACTCTCCGAGGACGGGGCCAACGTCTACTTCAGGCTCCTCGGAACGTGGCAGTTCTTTGATAATCTCTCTGCCGTTTATGTGGCACCCTCCCCGGACAAGGACTACAAGCTCATGACCATTAAGGAGCTGGAAGAAATAGTTCAGGCCAACGGAATCCACCCAGTTGGGTGAGTGCAGGAACGCAACCCTTAAAAACCAACCCTCGAAACCCAACCGACTAGGCGGGTTCGCCCGCGGGATGTTCCGCTCTGCGGAGAACCACAAACGTGGAAGGAGGGTGCAAGATGGGAATGTACAAGTACATAAGGGAAGCCTGGAAGAGCCCCAAGAAGAGCTACGTGGGAGAGCTCCTCAAGAAGAGGATGATAAAGTGGCGCCGTGAGCCTGTCGTGGTGAGGATTGAAAGGCCGACGAGGCTCGACCGTGCCAGGAGCCTCGGATATCAAGCAAAGCAGGGATATGTCGTCGTCCGCGTCCGCGTCAGGCGCGGAGGAAGGAAGAGACCCAGGTGGAAGGGAGGAAGGAAGCCGAGCAAGATGGGTATGGTCAAGTACTCGCCAAAGAAGAGCCTCCAGTGGATAGCCGAGGAGAAGGCCGCGAGAAAGTTCCCGAACCTTGAGGTCCTCAACAGCTACTGGGTCGGCGAGGACGGAATGTACAAGTGGTTCGAGGTCATAATGGTTGACCCGCACCACCCGGTCATTAAGAGCGACCCGAAGATAGCCTGGATCACAGGTAAGGCCCACAAGGGTAGAGTATTTAGAGGTCTCACCAGCGCTGGCAAGAGGGGCCGCGGCCTGAGGAACAAGGGTAAAGGAGCGGAGAAGGTCAGGCCCAGCGTGAGGGCCAACAAGGGCAAGACCAAGTGATTTCCCCTCTATTCTTCTTCCGGTTTTTCGAGCTTTATCCTCCTGATTCCCAGCCTGTCAAAGGCCTTATCCGAGCTGATTATCGTCCCCCCGCACTTTGCCGCGTGAACAGCGTCGAAAGGATTTAAGTCATGCTCCTTCATGTAGTAGGCCGCCCGAAGGTAGTCCTCGTTTTCCTCTTCGATTATGGCCATCACGGCCGATAGTAGTCTAACGGGATCAAGGCCGAACTTCTTTGAGAGTATCAAAAGCTCAAGGAAAGTTGCCTCCGAGGTCTTTATCTGCCCTTTATATTTCTCATAGAGCCTTTTGGCGTTCTCCTTCAGCCAGTCGTTGGGTTTGAGAAGGGCAAGGAAAAAATCGGTGTCTGCGTAGAGCATCTTACCCACCCGCGAGCTTCTCCGCCTCTTTCAGGATTTCCCTTCTAAGCTCTTCGATGGAAACGTCTGGGAGCTTCTTTCCGAGTTCCTCAAGCTCCCTCAGCGGGTCCTCCGGCTTGGGCACTATGAGAATGCCCTCCGACACTCTGACGAGGTAAACCTCACCCGAAATGTCCCTCCTGAGCTCCTTGGGTATGTAGAGCCTACCCCTTGAGTCCACCTTTGCAAGCATTTTCCCACCATTTGAATTTGAGTGGGAGTATACTTATAGTTTTCCCCACTCATCTTTTTAAATCCCTCCTCCAAAGGAGTTCGGGTGAGAGAAGATGACGCTCAGGGCACACCACGTCAGGCTTACGACGTTCATTCAGGCCACCGAGGACGAGGACAAGGTCTTGGAGGCGATAGGAACATTCATTCCTGAGGAAATTGATGACGAGGACATTCACTTCGACATCATTGAGACGGAGGGCTTCTTCGGTAACCCAATTAAGGTCGTTAACGTTGAGATAAAGAGGAGTAAAGCCGTGAAAGCATTCCTCAGGCACTTCAAGGAGCTCCTTGACGAGAAGGCAAGGCGCTACATCCTTGAGAACCTTGAGGAGAAGGTGGACGAAGAGGGGACGCTCTACGTCCGCTTCAACAAGCAGAAGGCATACCTCGGCGAGCCCGAGATAGATGAAGGTGGAGACACGATTCAGGTCAAGATTAAGGTCAAGGCCTTCCCGATGAGAAAGGAGACCGTCGTAAAGGCCGTAAGGGAGTGGCTGGAGGAGAAGGAATGAGCGAGAGGGACTACTTCGTCGAGATGGACGTCAGGAGCGTGGAAGCATACGAGTTAGCCAAAGAATGGTTCGACGAGGTAGTCTTCACAAAAAAGCTTGTCCTCAATGCCGAGCCCGACTGGGACTCGCTGAAGGAGGAGCTCAGGGAACTGAGGAGAACCTACGGGAAGGTCGCCCTCCTGCTCGTAACCAAGAAGCCGAGCCTGATAAGGGCCTTCAAGGCCAGGAACCTCAAGGCTTTGCTCTACGTTCAGGGGGGCGACATGAGGGTCAATAGGATGGCCATCGAGGCCAGGGCGGATGCCCTTATAAGCCCCTGGCTTGGCAGGCGGGACTACGGCTTCGACCACACCCTTGCTGGAATGGCGGGCAGGAGGGGCGTTGCAATCGGCTTCTCGCTCTCGCCGCTTTTGAGGGCGAGCCCTTACGAGCGAGCCTTAACTTTGCGCTTCATGGCCAAAGTCTGGGAACTCGTCAGGAAGTACCGCGTGCCCAGGTTCATCACCAGCTCGGCGGAGAGCAAATGGGAAGTCCGCGGGCCGAGGGGCTTGATGAGCCTTGGAATAAACATAGGAATGGAGGTTCCTGAGGCAAGGGCAAGCCTGAACTTCCACCCCAGGCGGATTCTCGGCAAACTCTAGTAGGTGTTGGCGGTGTTAAGGATCGAAGTCACCTGCGGGCTCGACGAGCTGGAAAAGCTTGAAGAGGTTCTGAAAAAGTGGGGCGTCCCCTTCTACACCGAGGAAGTGAAGGTTAACGGAAAGAGTGCCCTCAAGGTCACGGCCTTTGCGCCCGACTTCGTGATAAACGACCTCGTTGACGAGCTCGTCAGGGCCGTCGACATGAGGAAGGGCCACGCCTCGATAACATGGTCGCAGGTCAGCGGGAGGTCAGTGCGCTACTCCTCTGCGGTTAAGTCCCTTGAAAAGTTCCGGGGCAAGTGGACGGTTGCCGACATCGAGGGCCTCATCGAGAGCGCCAACTCCCAGGCGAGGGTTGATCCGATTCAGCTGACGCTTGGAGCGGTCGCCTCAATGGTTGCCCTCTTCGGCCTGATAGGCAACAACATCGTCATGATTATTTCCGCGATGCTCCTCTCGCCAATCCTCGGTCCACTCTACGGCTTCTCGCTCAACGTTGTCATGGGGCGGGGGAGAAACGCTTTAAACGCCGTCTCCTCGATTCTCAAGCTCCTGACGGTTATATTCACCTCCGCCTTCGTCGTCTCCCTTCTCCTGAAGCTCTTCGGCTTCATGCCGGCCGAACCAACGAGAGAAATCCTCATCAGGGGGGATTCTGGAGTTATCTACATCCTCCTTGCGGTTCTCCTTGGCTACGCCGGTGTGGTTGCAATAGTGAGCAGAATTCCGGAGATTCTTGCGGGAGTCTCGATAGCGGCCGCCCTCGTGCCCCCGACAACCGTTGTGGGAATTTCGCTCGCGATGGGCTGGTGGGGCATCTTCTTCGGCTCGCTCCGCCTCACTGTCGAGAACGTCCTCGGTCTGCTCATAGGTTCGCTTCTCGGTTTCTACATCCTCAACGTCTCGCCGAGGAGCTACTATGAGAAGAGGGCCGCAAAGCTATATACGAAGAGAACGATTGCCGTTCTCGGACTTATGCTGGCAGTCCTCATCCTGCTGGAGACAATAAAATGAAAATCAGCCGAGGGCAGGGAAGTAGTCCGGCTCGTAGTCCTCCAGCTTTCCGTCGAGGTAGTCCTCGTAGCCCTTGAGGTCGAGCAGGCCATGACCGCTGAGGTTGAAGAGTATCACTTCCTCCCTCCCTTCTTTCTTCGCTTCCAGCGCCCTGGCTATGGCGGCTCTTATGGCATGGGAGCTCTCCGGGGCGGGGATTATCCCCTCAGTCTTCGCGAACAGCTCCACCGCCCAGAACACTTCTGTCTGGTGGTAGGCGAGGGGTTTAACAATACCGTGGTTTATTAGGACGCTCAGGGTTGGAGCTAAGCCATGGTAGCGCAGTCCACCCGCGTGAATCGGCGGGACGTAGTAGGTGTGCCCCAGTGTGTGCATCTTCATCTTCGGCGTGTAGCCACCAGAATCGCCGAAGTCATACTTATACACTCCCCTCGTCATGCTCGGCGCTGCCCTCGGCTCTACCGCTATGAACTCGTAGTCAGCCTTTCCGCTCAGGACGTCTCTCACAAAGGGATATGCAAGGCCAGCGAAGTTGCTTCCACCTCCGACGCAGCCGATTATGACGTCTGGCTCTTCAAACTTCTTCATCTGTTCCTGGGCCTCAAGGCCTATGACAGTCTGGTGCATGAGGACGTGGTTTAAAACGCTCCCGAGGGCGTAGCGAGCCTTTTCATCCTTCAGGACGTCCTCGATGGCCTCGCTTATCGCTATTCCAAGGCCACCCGGATGATTGGGGTCTTCGCTCAGGAACTTCCTGCCTATCTCCGTTCTGTCGCTTGGACTTGGGTAGATTTCCGCTCCATAGAGGCGCATTATAGTCTTCCTGTAGGGCTTCTGCTGATAGCTCGCGCGCGCCATGTAGACCCTGATTTTAAGGCCGAGCAGGGCTCCCGCTAAGCTCAGAGCAGTTCCCCACTGGCCCGCTCCCGTCTCAGTTACAAGTCTCTCGATGCCCTGCTCCTTGGCGTAGTACGCCTGGACAAGGGCCGTGTTTATCTTGTGGCTCCCCGTCACCGTTGCCCCCTCGTACTTGAAGTAAATCCTCGCCGGTGTTCCGAGGGCCTTTTCGAGGTTTGTCGCGCGGAAGAGTGGTGTTGGGCGGCCTATCTTGGCGTACAGCTCGCGGACTTTCTTTGGAATCTTGATGTACCTTTCCGTGCTCATCTCCTGCTTCACGAGCTCCTCTGCGAAAATTCTCAACAGCTTCTCCGGCTCCATCGGTTCATCCGTCTCCGGGTCGAGTGGCGGAGCGAGGGGCTCCGGAAGGTCGGGCAGTATGTTATACCACCTCTTCGGTATCTTAGAATCGGCTAGAACGGCTTTCATTCTAACACCTCCATGGTTTTTATAGTTTTGAGAAGTCCCAAAGGATGAGGGAATAAGAGCGTGAGGACTAAGCCAGCGACATGAGTCTTAAGAGTTCCAAAAACAACCCCTCCTCAGGTTAGAACCGCCAAAAACAATCCCGCCCACAAATCTTTAGACTAACTGTCACTATGAAAAGGGCCCCACCAAAGCCAAAAACAATCACTCCTGAGCATCATAGACTATCAAAACTCAAATTGAGCCTTCGATTAAATAAATTTCGATTCAAAATTAGACTTTATGACGATCTCTGTTGGGGCACAGTGGGTTTAATTGTCACTTTATCAAGCCGGCTCGGTCTGGTCGTAGGGAGAGTCCCCCCTCATGTGTCTTATTAGCAGGTCGTAAACGAACTCCTTAACATCTGGGCTCATTTCATCGTAAAGGATCACCGGCTCTTCGAGGGTCTCGGCATTTATTGCCTTAATGAGCTCTTTAACCACCGGGACAGTCCTCCGGAGAGTTTCCTCTACCAGTTCTGGGTACTCGTCCTCACCTATTTCCTCATCGCTCTCGAATGCAAGATAAACGATCGCCCTGCCGATATGAAGCTGGAGCACGAACTCGTTCTCAGTTATATCGAAGAGAGAAAAGTTGTAGCTCTTCTTGGCGGCCTTGGTTACGAGGATCCCCGTGAGACGGGGCTCTTCCTCCTCGTTAAACAGTGAAATGAGTTCAACTGTGGCCTTCCTCACTCTCTCCATATCTCCTCCCACTTTTCTCCTCTCCACGCTAGAATAAAAGGATTTTGACTGGAAAGAGGAGGCAGGATAAAAAACCTTTTCGAAACTCCACAAAGAAGTACGCGGAATTATGGCATCTGAGTAATTTTGGGCCGAAAGACTCATAAAGGGGCCCATTAGAGTCCCCTTGAGGGTAGAGAAGATGAGGCCCATCCCATTCCTAGCAGCACTCCTTGTCCTCGTGGCAATGGGCATGCCCTGGTTCACCCCTCAGTATAGCCCAGAAAGAGTGGTAGCGTACGCTATTGACTACAACAGTACTGTGTCCAACAGCTCCCTGAGCTTTGTAGATATCGTCAGAGGACTGTATCTCCATAGGGATGAGATAAGAGACTACTTCCATATCGCCACAAAAGATATTCCAATAAATGAAATCCTATCACTAATCTCCATTCCTCTCATCCTGTTAGGCGCGGTCATAGGGCTATTTAATGGAAAATTAGGACACGGTGTTGGGTTGATAGGCATGACTTTGCTGACCATTGGGCTACTCCCCTGGGGAACAGAGAACAGCACTCTGAGCGTTGGAATGGGATACCTGCTGGCGTGGGTTGGGTTTTCAGTGGGGTTTGTTTCCGCAGTAGGCTCGAAGAAGTGAGTTAGACGCCCCCTTCCAAAGCTTTTTCTGACTCTTGGAAGCCTTTTTATGATTTCATACCTTCAAAAGTCCCAATCACCAAAAGTGTCCAAGTTCTCAGAACTGAAAAATAACTAAAAAAGGAAAAATCACTCCTCAACCACGTAGATCGGCACCTTGCCGTGCGGTATGCCATATTTCTTGCCGTACCATTCGCTGAGGAAGTACCACGCAGCCACGAGGAGCACTATTCCAATCGGAAGTAGGATGATCCAGCTCCTGACTCCGAGGCCGAAGAGGACGTAGAGGAAGAGGCCTACTGCAGATGCGGTAACTGCATAGGGCACCTGCGTTGTTACGTGGTCTATGTGGTCAGAACCAGCGAACATCGAGCTCATGATGGTCGTATCGCTTATCGGGGAGCAGTGGTCACCGAAGATACCGCCGGCGAAAACGGCACCGATGCTCGCGAAGACTTCCGGACCGACATGTCCAGTGACACCGTAGGCGAGGGGGATGGCTATGGGCATCATGATACCGAAGGTTCCCCAGCTTGTCCCCGTCGTGAAGGAGATGAACATCGCGGATAGGAAAACTATTATCGGCACCCAGCCACCGCTGAGCCCAGCGCTCTTGGCGAGTCCAACAACATAGTCGGCAGTTCCAACGGCACCGGTGGCGCTCTTTATGCTCCATGCAAGCACGAGGATTGCTGTAGCGAACATCATCTGCTTCATACCTTGAACCAGTGTGCTCTCAAGTTCCTCGAACGTCATCTGCCTCTGCAGCCCGATGATGAGTATTGCCGTCAAGAGCATCGCGAACGAGCCCCACAGAAGGGCCGTTGCCGCATCCGAGTTGCTGAGGATGTCCATCACGGCGGGAGACCCGTAACCCTCAAGGGTAAGACTCTCTATCCTGTAAGGCTTCCCTGAGTAGAGCTGCTCGAATATAGCTTTCCTATTTTCTTCACCGAGTATCCCTGCAGCGTTCAGGACTTTCTTAACGGAAGAATTATACGCTTCCTGTGCGGCTTCGCTGTCCACATAGAAGAACTTCTCAATGCTTTCGTTGTAGGGCATTATCTCCACGTTGTGGAGAGTAACGTCCTCTCCCGCCATAAGCTGGTCAATTATGTCGCTTCTGTCCGCGAGACCTATGACGTTGAGGATGTCTTGGTTATCTGAAATGAAGGAGTCCCTGTACGTGTTTGCACCCGTGTACCACATGCCGCCGAGAGTTACGAGAACTAACATTGCTATTGGCAGGACGAAGTTCCAGACGGTTCCACCTTCCTTTGGCTGCCCGAGGTCAATCTCTGTGGTCATCATCGGTTTTGCCCCATCGCGGAGCACCTTCCCAGTCGTCCTGGCACGGTACTCGGCTTTCAGCATCGGTCCGTAATGCCTGTGAGTATATGCAACGATGAAAACGAGTACGATTGCAAGTATCGAATAGAACCTGTAAGGAACGCTGTGAAGCCAAGCGTAGTACTCACCTGTGCTTACACCAAGGTCAACGAAGGCCTCCTTTATGAGGCCGAGCTCGTAGCCAATCCACGTTGAGACCAGAGCTATTCCGGCCACGGGGGCGGCAGTTGAGTCATCTATGTAGGCCAGCATCTCTCTTGAAACCCTTGTCCTATCAGTTATAGGCCTCATGGTGTTTCCGACGATAATGGTGTTGGTGTAATCATCGAAGAACACCAGGACACCGAGGAGCCACCCGAGAACCGA is a genomic window of Thermococcus guaymasensis DSM 11113 containing:
- a CDS encoding PrsW family intramembrane metalloprotease, producing the protein MSIIASIVFFAYVPALILLWYFYHEDKLEPEPKRYVIATFLLGATLSVGVAFVIEAILTPRWGRGIYLLPLSSFYMALVAGFVEEPSKALAILYPFRAGQMDGIMDGVVYGVAAGLGFAATENFLYGLGYGLPTTVFRAFLTPLAHGTWSAIVGVGYGLVSEGKAKSVGSFLFTAMFLHFLWDYFAFMSVAVPAYDIMLIFLLLLNLTILRYFILLGRAEDEQRRWYYALREMWRW
- a CDS encoding 50S ribosomal protein L15e, which translates into the protein MGMYKYIREAWKSPKKSYVGELLKKRMIKWRREPVVVRIERPTRLDRARSLGYQAKQGYVVVRVRVRRGGRKRPRWKGGRKPSKMGMVKYSPKKSLQWIAEEKAARKFPNLEVLNSYWVGEDGMYKWFEVIMVDPHHPVIKSDPKIAWITGKAHKGRVFRGLTSAGKRGRGLRNKGKGAEKVRPSVRANKGKTK
- a CDS encoding type II toxin-antitoxin system VapC family toxin encodes the protein MLYADTDFFLALLKPNDWLKENAKRLYEKYKGQIKTSEATFLELLILSKKFGLDPVRLLSAVMAIIEEENEDYLRAAYYMKEHDLNPFDAVHAAKCGGTIISSDKAFDRLGIRRIKLEKPEEE
- a CDS encoding AbrB/MazE/SpoVT family DNA-binding domain-containing protein produces the protein MLAKVDSRGRLYIPKELRRDISGEVYLVRVSEGILIVPKPEDPLRELEELGKKLPDVSIEELRREILKEAEKLAGG
- a CDS encoding RNA-binding protein; the encoded protein is MTLRAHHVRLTTFIQATEDEDKVLEAIGTFIPEEIDDEDIHFDIIETEGFFGNPIKVVNVEIKRSKAVKAFLRHFKELLDEKARRYILENLEEKVDEEGTLYVRFNKQKAYLGEPEIDEGGDTIQVKIKVKAFPMRKETVVKAVREWLEEKE
- a CDS encoding Ribonuclease P protein component 3; its protein translation is MSERDYFVEMDVRSVEAYELAKEWFDEVVFTKKLVLNAEPDWDSLKEELRELRRTYGKVALLLVTKKPSLIRAFKARNLKALLYVQGGDMRVNRMAIEARADALISPWLGRRDYGFDHTLAGMAGRRGVAIGFSLSPLLRASPYERALTLRFMAKVWELVRKYRVPRFITSSAESKWEVRGPRGLMSLGINIGMEVPEARASLNFHPRRILGKL
- a CDS encoding TIGR00341 family protein; translation: MLRIEVTCGLDELEKLEEVLKKWGVPFYTEEVKVNGKSALKVTAFAPDFVINDLVDELVRAVDMRKGHASITWSQVSGRSVRYSSAVKSLEKFRGKWTVADIEGLIESANSQARVDPIQLTLGAVASMVALFGLIGNNIVMIISAMLLSPILGPLYGFSLNVVMGRGRNALNAVSSILKLLTVIFTSAFVVSLLLKLFGFMPAEPTREILIRGDSGVIYILLAVLLGYAGVVAIVSRIPEILAGVSIAAALVPPTTVVGISLAMGWWGIFFGSLRLTVENVLGLLIGSLLGFYILNVSPRSYYEKRAAKLYTKRTIAVLGLMLAVLILLETIK
- a CDS encoding TrpB-like pyridoxal phosphate-dependent enzyme; amino-acid sequence: MKAVLADSKIPKRWYNILPDLPEPLAPPLDPETDEPMEPEKLLRIFAEELVKQEMSTERYIKIPKKVRELYAKIGRPTPLFRATNLEKALGTPARIYFKYEGATVTGSHKINTALVQAYYAKEQGIERLVTETGAGQWGTALSLAGALLGLKIRVYMARASYQQKPYRKTIMRLYGAEIYPSPSDRTEIGRKFLSEDPNHPGGLGIAISEAIEDVLKDEKARYALGSVLNHVLMHQTVIGLEAQEQMKKFEEPDVIIGCVGGGSNFAGLAYPFVRDVLSGKADYEFIAVEPRAAPSMTRGVYKYDFGDSGGYTPKMKMHTLGHTYYVPPIHAGGLRYHGLAPTLSVLINHGIVKPLAYHQTEVFWAVELFAKTEGIIPAPESSHAIRAAIARALEAKKEGREEVILFNLSGHGLLDLKGYEDYLDGKLEDYEPDYFPALG
- a CDS encoding Na+/H+ antiporter NhaC family protein produces the protein MSDFGVLSLLPPLVAIVLAIWTKRVLFALFAGVWIGGTMVSGWNPVTGTIQTWSWIIENITDSWNATILVFDLLIGAGVGLIYKSGGVHAVARALSKRVRSSRDASVLGWLLGVLVFFDDYTNTIIVGNTMRPITDRTRVSREMLAYIDDSTAAPVAGIALVSTWIGYELGLIKEAFVDLGVSTGEYYAWLHSVPYRFYSILAIVLVFIVAYTHRHYGPMLKAEYRARTTGKVLRDGAKPMMTTEIDLGQPKEGGTVWNFVLPIAMLVLVTLGGMWYTGANTYRDSFISDNQDILNVIGLADRSDIIDQLMAGEDVTLHNVEIMPYNESIEKFFYVDSEAAQEAYNSSVKKVLNAAGILGEENRKAIFEQLYSGKPYRIESLTLEGYGSPAVMDILSNSDAATALLWGSFAMLLTAILIIGLQRQMTFEELESTLVQGMKQMMFATAILVLAWSIKSATGAVGTADYVVGLAKSAGLSGGWVPIIVFLSAMFISFTTGTSWGTFGIMMPIAIPLAYGVTGHVGPEVFASIGAVFAGGIFGDHCSPISDTTIMSSMFAGSDHIDHVTTQVPYAVTASAVGLFLYVLFGLGVRSWIILLPIGIVLLVAAWYFLSEWYGKKYGIPHGKVPIYVVEE